A single region of the Thermovirga sp. genome encodes:
- the csaB gene encoding polysaccharide pyruvyl transferase CsaB, with the protein MSRPLDVVLCGYYGFGNLGDEMMAESILALLKKNGVPGERVAVLSAGKGAPVKGMGPTLADRWNPAKVMSVLRSSRTLLLGGGGLFQDSTSTRSCAYYWGVTRMARLAGCRPWAFGQSIGPLGRSTARFLARDALALCRERVVRDEGSKELLESWGLESRIAPDLVFAMAPGFTGGGNGNLLLVNVRPWGRGLPEATALATARVGERSGLDLVGVALSDEDKTLMEDFKSRGVFSPSRVVRIRDINEAQELWSEAKAAMGMRFHFCLISVLAGVPCLAVPYEPKVRSFAEEWNLPLWNGGEPPSFQQDPPRGAGPGEATGRLEEVFRHTLEAMLAGE; encoded by the coding sequence ATGAGTCGACCACTGGACGTAGTCCTTTGTGGTTATTATGGTTTCGGAAATCTCGGCGACGAGATGATGGCTGAAAGCATCTTGGCCCTATTGAAGAAAAATGGGGTGCCCGGCGAGAGGGTGGCAGTACTTTCGGCCGGTAAAGGAGCTCCGGTGAAGGGGATGGGACCGACCCTGGCGGACCGATGGAACCCCGCAAAGGTAATGTCCGTCCTGAGATCCAGCAGGACGTTGCTTCTCGGGGGCGGAGGACTATTTCAGGATTCCACCAGCACGAGGTCCTGCGCCTATTACTGGGGAGTGACCAGGATGGCGCGTCTCGCCGGCTGCAGGCCCTGGGCCTTTGGTCAATCAATAGGACCCCTGGGAAGGAGCACGGCTCGCTTCCTGGCCCGCGATGCCCTTGCGCTCTGCCGGGAGAGGGTCGTCAGGGACGAAGGATCGAAGGAGCTCCTTGAAAGTTGGGGACTCGAGAGCAGGATCGCTCCCGACCTCGTTTTCGCGATGGCGCCCGGTTTCACCGGTGGTGGAAATGGGAACCTTCTCCTCGTCAATGTCAGGCCCTGGGGAAGGGGGCTCCCCGAAGCGACCGCCCTTGCCACGGCCCGTGTCGGGGAAAGGTCCGGTCTTGACTTGGTCGGGGTCGCCCTTTCCGATGAAGACAAAACCCTCATGGAGGATTTCAAATCCCGCGGAGTGTTCAGCCCCTCCCGTGTTGTCCGCATCAGGGATATCAACGAGGCGCAGGAGCTGTGGTCGGAGGCGAAGGCGGCGATGGGCATGAGGTTCCACTTCTGCCTCATTTCGGTCCTTGCGGGTGTGCCTTGCCTGGCGGTACCCTATGAGCCCAAGGTCAGATCCTTCGCCGAGGAATGGAACCTGCCCCTTTGGAATGGGGGCGAGCCTCCTTCGTTCCAGCAGGATCCCCCGCGAGGGGCTGGGCCGGGTGAGGCAACAGGCAGGCTGGAAGAAGTTTTCCGCCATACCCTGGAAGCCATGCTCGCAGGAGAATGA